From the Roseibium salinum genome, one window contains:
- the flgK gene encoding flagellar hook-associated protein FlgK has translation MGLTSALNTAVFGLGYNQRQLDVTAANIANADTAGYSKKTVSANAYVDANGNIAGIEATELRRVINEQVQANYFGSLADTNYAKHLADYTDRLDDIFGTIGDTSSLTAVAGRMSSALQTLVNDPGNYAVQSEAVAAADAFARELNSSHEKITSLRQEADDALARQTESVNRLLSSIEDTDAAIRDATQAGVTTAEMEDERDRLVEQLSGYLDVEVSRGADGTLAIQTADGQQLYADGKPSTLSFTSTHSLQPGQPGNTITVRTPGGSTYDLIAASRSGSMVAMAELRDDILTEAQTQLDTIAAEVSLAFSNVTVDSTAATVGPDSGYDLDVSALQPGNTVTLEYTDSSGQAQTVTLVAVDDASLLPLDNSATANPGDTVYGIDISSGTPATYITNITAALAGTGLQVSNDGSDNLRILGDTGGPTSVQSLSAEVTVTANSDQGLGLAIFVDQRAGTDLFTDALENGGQRVGYASGISINPDLLADSGLLVNYQTTPTANSTNDPARVQHLANALSSRKTHFDPGSGIGSTSTPFQGTVLDFVNHTVAFQGNQADDAATYSKSKEALTMNLAIRYEESYAVDLDAELAFMVQLENAYAANARVMQTVKELFDELLNIV, from the coding sequence ATGGGTCTGACAAGCGCCCTGAATACCGCAGTCTTCGGGCTTGGCTACAACCAGCGGCAGCTGGACGTCACCGCGGCGAATATCGCAAATGCCGATACGGCCGGTTATTCCAAAAAGACGGTTTCGGCAAACGCCTATGTCGATGCCAATGGCAACATCGCCGGCATCGAAGCAACCGAGTTGCGCCGGGTCATCAACGAGCAGGTCCAGGCGAATTACTTCGGTTCGCTGGCCGATACGAACTACGCCAAGCATCTCGCCGACTATACCGACCGGCTTGACGACATTTTCGGCACCATTGGCGACACCAGCAGCCTGACCGCGGTTGCCGGCCGGATGTCGTCGGCCCTGCAGACACTGGTGAACGATCCGGGGAACTATGCGGTGCAGAGCGAGGCGGTCGCCGCTGCCGATGCATTTGCCCGCGAACTGAATTCCTCTCATGAAAAAATCACCAGTCTCCGTCAGGAAGCTGATGATGCACTCGCCCGGCAGACGGAAAGCGTCAACCGGCTGTTGAGCAGCATCGAGGACACCGATGCTGCCATTCGCGATGCGACGCAGGCCGGCGTCACGACCGCTGAAATGGAAGATGAGCGCGACCGGCTCGTCGAGCAACTGTCCGGCTATCTGGATGTCGAGGTATCCAGAGGGGCGGACGGCACGCTCGCCATCCAGACGGCCGACGGACAGCAGCTTTATGCCGACGGCAAGCCATCCACGCTCAGCTTCACGTCCACCCATTCGCTTCAACCTGGGCAGCCGGGCAATACGATCACCGTCAGGACGCCCGGCGGCAGCACCTACGATCTGATCGCAGCCTCCAGGTCCGGTTCCATGGTGGCGATGGCGGAATTGCGCGACGATATCCTGACGGAGGCCCAGACGCAGCTTGACACGATCGCCGCGGAGGTGTCGCTGGCGTTTTCGAACGTCACCGTCGACAGCACGGCGGCAACCGTCGGTCCGGACAGCGGCTACGATCTGGATGTGTCGGCTCTGCAGCCGGGCAATACCGTTACCCTGGAATACACCGACTCATCCGGGCAGGCGCAGACCGTAACTCTTGTCGCCGTTGACGACGCCTCGCTTCTGCCGCTCGACAATTCCGCAACCGCAAATCCGGGCGACACCGTCTACGGGATCGATATTTCCAGCGGCACACCGGCGACCTACATCACCAATATTACCGCGGCACTTGCCGGCACCGGACTTCAGGTCAGCAACGATGGGTCGGACAACCTCCGGATCCTGGGCGATACTGGCGGGCCGACAAGCGTTCAGAGCCTTTCCGCCGAGGTCACCGTGACCGCCAACTCCGACCAGGGGCTGGGGCTGGCGATCTTCGTCGATCAGCGGGCCGGGACGGACCTCTTCACCGATGCCCTGGAAAACGGCGGCCAGCGCGTCGGCTATGCGAGCGGGATCAGCATCAATCCGGACCTGCTGGCCGACAGCGGACTGCTGGTCAACTACCAGACCACGCCGACGGCAAACTCCACCAACGATCCGGCGAGGGTCCAGCATCTCGCCAATGCGCTGAGTTCGCGCAAAACCCACTTCGATCCGGGCTCGGGCATCGGCTCCACGTCCACACCGTTCCAGGGTACCGTTCTCGATTTCGTCAATCATACGGTGGCGTTCCAGGGCAACCAGGCAGACGACGCGGCGACCTACTCGAAGTCCAAGGAAGCGCTCACCATGAACCTGGCGATCCGCTACGAAGAAAGCTATGCGGTCGATCTCGATGCCGAGCTTGCCTTCATGGTTCAGCTGGAAAACGCCTATGCGGCCAACGCCCGCGTCATGCAGACCGTCAAAGAGCTCTTCGACGAGCTCCTGAACATCGTTTAA
- the flbT gene encoding flagellar biosynthesis repressor FlbT, translating to MALKVELKPGERIIIGDSVITNDNQRTRLFIEGQAPILREKDILTPATADTPAKRVYLAVQLMYLSKDMERIQENYFTLVNDIVKAAPSTIPFVTRISNAIITGAFYKALKEARKLIEYEGKLISHVQAGSAGLPENEPGDGSVTEGAGSEIC from the coding sequence ATGGCGCTTAAGGTTGAGCTGAAACCTGGCGAACGGATTATCATCGGTGACAGCGTCATCACGAATGATAATCAGCGGACCCGCCTTTTCATTGAAGGTCAGGCGCCCATTCTGCGGGAAAAGGACATTCTCACGCCGGCCACCGCCGATACACCAGCCAAGAGGGTCTATCTGGCCGTCCAGCTCATGTATCTGTCGAAGGACATGGAGAGAATTCAGGAGAATTACTTCACCCTCGTCAATGACATTGTGAAGGCAGCGCCGAGTACGATTCCCTTCGTAACGAGGATTAGTAACGCGATAATAACCGGCGCCTTCTATAAAGCACTGAAAGAAGCACGCAAGCTCATCGAGTATGAAGGGAAGCTGATAAGTCATGTACAAGCAGGCAGCGCAGGCTTACCAGAAAACGAGCCAGGTGACGGCAGTGTCACCGAGGGAGCTGGAAGCGAGATCTGCTGA
- a CDS encoding flagellar hook protein FlgE has translation MGIYGAINSAVSGLTAQARALENISGNVANSQTTGYKRLDTTFADLVSGSGATQAAQVSGTTYATSRATNTVQGDIKSVDVDTYMAINGDGYFVVTKAADVVDGSTSFAEETYYTRAGDFERDREGYLINSAGYYLQGFQLDPNTGNPIGDDPTVIRIQNQPLAASSTTAIDYQANLPRVPATTDYDGTDEATALLNASVGTGNVAVADNQDFLNSSISGGSITIYNQNGTPMSVEVRYAKTANADAGVPVNDTWNMYVGTGDDTTDTWYNVGEIEFDSTGAMTNMTAGTIGAVNGTSDGFTIASLDIGGTAASNVEVSFSGGSLTQYADLDGTASSVSLAQDGYPAGELTAVAVDQSGRVIASYSNSQQRPVYEIPLATFAAEQNLKRVDGSGFSATSSSGVADLTGGGQILAKKLELSNADIADEFSKLIVTQQAYSANSRIVTSADEMLDSALNMVR, from the coding sequence ATGGGTATTTATGGGGCTATCAACTCGGCCGTTTCGGGATTGACCGCACAGGCCAGAGCTCTGGAGAATATTTCCGGTAACGTCGCGAATTCGCAGACGACCGGCTACAAGCGGCTGGATACAACATTCGCCGATCTCGTGTCGGGCAGCGGTGCAACACAGGCGGCTCAGGTCTCCGGCACCACATATGCGACCTCGCGTGCAACCAATACCGTGCAGGGCGATATCAAGTCGGTCGACGTGGACACCTACATGGCGATCAACGGCGACGGATATTTCGTCGTGACCAAGGCCGCCGACGTGGTCGATGGCTCAACCTCCTTCGCGGAAGAGACATATTACACCCGTGCGGGCGATTTCGAGCGCGACAGGGAAGGGTATCTCATCAACAGTGCGGGATATTACCTGCAGGGCTTCCAGCTGGATCCGAATACCGGCAACCCCATTGGCGATGATCCCACGGTGATCCGGATCCAGAACCAGCCGCTGGCTGCTTCGTCGACCACCGCGATCGACTACCAGGCGAACCTGCCACGCGTTCCGGCTACCACGGATTACGACGGCACGGATGAGGCCACGGCGTTGCTCAATGCGTCGGTCGGCACCGGCAACGTTGCAGTGGCTGACAATCAGGACTTCCTGAACAGCTCCATATCCGGTGGCTCTATCACGATTTACAACCAGAACGGCACGCCGATGAGTGTCGAGGTCCGCTATGCCAAAACCGCAAATGCGGATGCTGGCGTTCCGGTGAATGACACCTGGAACATGTATGTCGGAACCGGCGATGACACGACGGATACCTGGTACAATGTCGGCGAGATCGAATTCGACAGTACCGGCGCCATGACCAACATGACGGCAGGCACGATCGGTGCGGTGAACGGCACAAGCGATGGCTTCACGATCGCATCGCTGGACATCGGCGGCACGGCCGCTTCGAATGTGGAAGTGTCCTTTTCCGGCGGTTCGCTGACCCAGTACGCGGACCTTGACGGGACGGCGAGTTCCGTCTCCCTCGCCCAGGACGGCTATCCCGCAGGTGAACTGACCGCTGTCGCCGTCGACCAGTCCGGTCGCGTGATCGCCAGCTACTCCAACAGCCAGCAGCGCCCGGTCTATGAAATCCCGCTCGCCACCTTTGCTGCGGAACAGAACCTGAAGCGTGTCGACGGTTCCGGCTTTTCTGCAACCTCGTCCTCGGGCGTGGCGGATCTGACCGGCGGCGGGCAGATCCTTGCCAAGAAGCTGGAACTGTCCAACGCCGATATCGCGGACGAGTTCTCCAAGCTTATCGTCACGCAGCAGGCCTATTCAGCCAACTCGCGGATCGTCACTTCCGCGGACGAGATGCTGGACAGCGCCCTGAACATGGTCCGGTAA
- a CDS encoding flagellin, which produces MPDIVLSSAVRDNLLSLKETADLRSVTQTRLATGLKVNTALDNPNSYFTAQSLNDRASDLSNLLDNMGQAVQTIRAADKGLTSITKLVESAKAIANQALQTSSEYERKLYTSQYNELLTQIEDMARDAGYKGKNLLAGMGNELKVIFNEDSTSNLTVNPVDFTDTSLDDGLNLDDLDAGGTGTSSFNLFGGQTTLTLTGLQASSNLTDLADWSNGDVVTITDSSGTTSLTVGTDITTVQDYLDALNGLNGVHASFDEATDAITLTSGLDNTAYISKDNAGGGTATDGGATGGTTTSLTVTALSSTATLITSGGFQAGDTITITDGNGFEPASLEIDGETTVEDLVKFINNVKGLDATFSGGGISLIGEVSFDITSSNTDFNRTTLGSTSGTVGLSAASSEFKSDTDINRTLQAINAALDELRSAARSMGTALSTVEIRTDFTKKLINTLEVGAGNLTIADMNEEGANMLALQTRQQLSSTALSLANQADQSVLSLFG; this is translated from the coding sequence ATGCCTGATATTGTTCTTTCCAGTGCGGTCCGGGACAACCTCCTGTCGCTCAAAGAAACGGCAGACCTGAGATCTGTTACCCAGACTCGTCTTGCGACGGGCCTGAAGGTGAATACTGCGCTCGATAACCCGAACTCCTATTTCACTGCGCAGTCTCTGAATGACAGGGCAAGCGACCTGTCCAACCTCCTGGACAACATGGGACAGGCGGTCCAGACGATCCGCGCCGCGGACAAGGGCCTCACCTCGATTACCAAACTGGTGGAGTCCGCGAAAGCGATCGCCAACCAGGCGCTGCAGACTTCGAGCGAATACGAGCGCAAGCTGTACACCAGCCAGTACAACGAGCTCCTGACCCAGATCGAGGACATGGCCCGGGATGCGGGCTACAAGGGCAAGAACCTTCTCGCCGGGATGGGCAATGAGTTGAAGGTTATCTTCAACGAAGACAGCACGTCCAATCTGACGGTCAACCCGGTTGACTTTACCGACACGTCCCTCGATGACGGCCTCAATCTGGATGACCTGGATGCGGGTGGAACCGGCACGTCCTCCTTCAACCTCTTCGGCGGGCAGACCACGCTCACCCTGACGGGTCTTCAGGCGTCCTCCAATCTTACCGACCTGGCCGACTGGTCCAATGGGGACGTCGTCACCATCACCGATTCCTCGGGCACCACCAGCCTGACCGTCGGGACGGACATCACCACCGTCCAGGACTATCTCGATGCGCTGAACGGCCTGAACGGCGTTCATGCCTCCTTCGACGAGGCGACCGACGCCATTACGCTGACGTCGGGTCTCGACAATACCGCTTACATCTCCAAGGACAATGCCGGCGGCGGCACCGCGACCGATGGTGGCGCCACCGGCGGCACGACGACGTCGCTCACGGTGACTGCGCTGAGTTCGACAGCGACGCTGATCACGTCCGGCGGCTTCCAGGCCGGCGACACCATCACCATCACGGACGGCAACGGCTTCGAGCCAGCGTCGCTGGAAATCGACGGCGAGACCACTGTCGAGGATCTGGTCAAATTCATCAATAACGTCAAGGGACTGGACGCTACCTTCTCAGGCGGCGGCATCAGCCTGATCGGCGAAGTCTCCTTCGACATCACCAGCAGCAATACCGACTTCAACCGAACGACACTCGGCAGCACGTCCGGAACGGTCGGGCTCTCGGCGGCTTCGTCGGAATTCAAGTCCGATACCGACATCAACCGCACTCTGCAGGCGATCAACGCGGCGCTGGACGAACTCAGGTCCGCCGCCCGGTCGATGGGTACCGCGCTTTCCACTGTGGAAATCCGGACTGATTTCACCAAAAAGCTGATCAATACGCTCGAAGTCGGCGCCGGCAATCTGACCATTGCCGACATGAACGAGGAAGGCGCAAACATGCTCGCCCTGCAGACGCGGCAGCAACTTTCCTCGACTGCCCTGTCGCTGGCGAACCAGGCCGACCAGAGCGTCCTGAGCCTGTTCGGTTAA
- a CDS encoding flagellar biosynthesis regulator FlaF has protein sequence MKAAARLQLIKDEWEDSSLAEKDDALVYNRKLWTILVTSATSEENQLPQGIKNNIASLGVFVFKQTMTVMTTDDANKLDTLISINRAIAEGLRSQPSSE, from the coding sequence ATGAAAGCCGCAGCAAGGCTTCAGTTGATCAAGGATGAATGGGAGGATTCTTCGCTCGCCGAAAAGGACGACGCTCTGGTCTATAACCGGAAGCTCTGGACGATCCTGGTAACCTCGGCCACCAGCGAAGAAAATCAATTGCCCCAGGGCATCAAGAACAACATCGCGTCGCTCGGCGTGTTCGTTTTCAAGCAGACCATGACGGTCATGACGACCGATGATGCAAACAAGCTCGATACGCTGATCAGCATCAATCGGGCCATCGCCGAAGGCCTCAGGTCTCAACCGTCATCCGAATAA
- a CDS encoding AAA family ATPase, with protein MRFEGTESYIATEDLRVAVNAAVALERPLLIKGEPGTGKTVLAEEVATALKAPLIEWHVKSTTKAQQGLYEYDAVSRLRDSQLGDERVKDINNYIRKGKLWEAFDSPVKPVLLIDEIDKADIEFPNDLLLELDRMEFHVYETGETVRARQRPIVIITSNNEKDLPDAFLRRCFFHFIKFPDEETMAEIVEVHFPGIKQRLLAQALRVFYEVRDVAGLKKKPSTSELIDWIKLLLNEDIDPETLRQQDSSRLIPPLHGALLKNEQDVHLFERLAFMSRRGRT; from the coding sequence ATGCGTTTCGAAGGAACTGAGAGCTACATCGCCACGGAGGATCTGCGCGTTGCTGTCAATGCAGCCGTTGCGCTGGAGCGCCCGCTCCTCATCAAGGGCGAACCGGGGACCGGGAAAACCGTGCTCGCCGAAGAGGTGGCCACGGCACTGAAGGCGCCCCTCATAGAGTGGCACGTGAAATCCACCACGAAAGCCCAGCAGGGCCTTTATGAATATGACGCGGTCTCCCGCCTGCGCGACAGCCAGCTTGGCGACGAACGGGTCAAGGACATCAACAACTACATCCGCAAGGGCAAGCTGTGGGAAGCGTTCGATTCCCCGGTAAAGCCGGTTCTGCTGATCGATGAAATCGACAAGGCCGACATCGAATTCCCGAACGACCTGCTGCTGGAACTCGACCGGATGGAGTTCCACGTCTACGAAACGGGCGAAACTGTCCGGGCCCGGCAGCGGCCGATCGTGATCATCACCTCCAACAACGAGAAGGACCTGCCCGACGCGTTCCTGCGCCGCTGCTTCTTTCACTTCATCAAATTCCCGGATGAGGAGACCATGGCCGAGATCGTGGAGGTTCATTTTCCGGGCATCAAGCAGCGGCTGCTTGCGCAGGCCCTGCGTGTCTTTTACGAGGTCAGGGACGTTGCCGGCCTCAAAAAGAAGCCGTCGACATCCGAACTGATCGACTGGATCAAGCTGCTATTGAACGAGGACATCGATCCGGAAACCCTTCGTCAACAGGATAGCTCCAGACTGATCCCTCCGCTGCACGGCGCGCTGCTGAAGA
- a CDS encoding TetR/AcrR family transcriptional regulator, producing the protein MSQEQSATTRSRGRPPSRAARRRALQAAYDILMEEGFGRLTMEAVAARSGVGKPTIYRNWSNAIELAMAALMAGKPMEAKDDERDLEAALRAQLRALVQAFASTRGRQIAMTLAAADPESEMTKAFRNQVILSSREEGRRLLEQAAAGGGIGKPENIEVLLDMIYGPLFYRLLVRHQPLDIAFADALVSRTMKLLEPKSPDDGNV; encoded by the coding sequence ATGAGTCAAGAACAGTCAGCAACAACCCGGAGTCGCGGACGGCCGCCAAGCCGGGCGGCCCGCAGAAGGGCTCTACAGGCGGCCTATGACATCCTCATGGAGGAAGGCTTCGGCCGCCTCACCATGGAGGCCGTCGCCGCACGCTCCGGCGTGGGAAAGCCCACGATTTACCGCAACTGGTCCAATGCCATCGAACTTGCCATGGCGGCGCTCATGGCGGGAAAGCCGATGGAGGCCAAGGATGACGAACGGGATCTGGAAGCCGCCTTGCGTGCTCAGCTTCGCGCGCTTGTCCAGGCATTTGCCTCGACCCGGGGGCGCCAGATTGCGATGACGTTGGCGGCTGCCGACCCGGAAAGCGAAATGACGAAGGCGTTCCGCAACCAGGTCATTCTTTCCAGCCGGGAAGAGGGGCGAAGATTGCTCGAACAGGCTGCTGCCGGCGGCGGGATCGGAAAACCCGAGAACATAGAGGTCCTGCTCGACATGATCTATGGACCGCTGTTCTACCGCCTGCTGGTCCGGCATCAGCCGCTGGATATCGCATTCGCGGACGCGCTGGTAAGCCGAACGATGAAGCTGCTCGAGCCAAAATCACCGGACGACGGCAACGTTTGA
- a CDS encoding VOC family protein, with protein MSSITAIIPYIIAKDAASAIAFYQEAFDASELFRMTDPSDGRIGHAELKIGESILMLADEYPDFGALSPDTIGGSPVTFHLSTGAVDADLARAVKAGATVLRAAADQSYGERSAMVLDPFGHRWHLSQTIETLLPEEMQRRWDEEAGS; from the coding sequence ATGAGTTCGATCACCGCCATTATTCCCTATATTATTGCCAAGGATGCAGCGTCGGCGATCGCCTTCTACCAGGAGGCGTTCGATGCGTCCGAACTCTTCAGGATGACCGACCCCTCAGACGGCCGCATCGGCCATGCCGAACTGAAGATCGGCGAAAGCATTCTGATGCTTGCCGACGAATATCCGGACTTCGGCGCCTTGAGCCCCGATACAATCGGCGGCTCCCCGGTTACCTTTCACCTCTCCACCGGAGCCGTCGACGCGGATCTGGCGCGTGCGGTCAAGGCCGGGGCAACGGTGCTGCGGGCTGCGGCGGACCAGAGCTACGGCGAGCGCAGCGCAATGGTGCTCGATCCGTTCGGCCACCGGTGGCACCTGTCACAAACGATCGAGACGCTGCTGCCGGAAGAGATGCAGAGACGCTGGGATGAAGAAGCCGGGTCGTGA
- a CDS encoding flagellar protein, producing the protein MTVSSITTSRTYLTRQLSELNDLLAEKTTQLARGKVGTTFGDVGDRRLLDIQLTQKVSSIETYQQTITVSDLHLKTLDMSLERLEDIRRDAKSALDTNDFILQHDGKTQTQSRAKLLLNEALNILNTEVAGFFVFGGTDAVTNPTAAIDAILNGADGLDGLKTVMSEYAQANLGASNTGRTTTSALTTNYAGAVPTDSTFTIAEDGAHDFGFDISSVASTLSNVSITGPAAADPDSFDVQFTGQPELGETISIELSLPPDHTETISLEFTASATLEEDGAFLIGDDLEETAQNLRDVIAAEIERQAKTTLRAASDEWAADEFFSTFGGEAPQRVDGPPFDTATALIDGSATTLGWYTGRNTATTDPRADKNAVIDSNLTVNYGVRANETPLKELVQSLATFAAADFSGGTQTDEEYYNSLSTNMRQILQPAGVDQSGIVDIATDIAITHRTVSLTEERHVQMKNSYEGTIDSIEGVDKDQLAAEILTLQNNIEVSYRASSIIFNLTLSDYL; encoded by the coding sequence ATGACCGTCTCTTCCATAACCACCTCGCGGACCTATCTCACAAGGCAGCTCAGCGAATTGAACGATCTTCTGGCCGAGAAGACGACGCAGCTGGCCCGAGGCAAAGTCGGCACGACATTCGGCGATGTCGGCGACAGGCGGCTTCTCGATATTCAACTGACGCAAAAAGTCAGCTCGATCGAGACCTATCAGCAGACGATCACCGTTTCCGATCTGCATCTGAAGACACTGGACATGTCTCTGGAGCGGCTGGAGGATATCCGGCGGGACGCCAAGTCCGCACTCGATACCAACGACTTCATATTGCAGCATGATGGCAAGACGCAGACGCAGTCGCGTGCAAAACTCCTGCTCAACGAGGCGCTCAACATTCTGAACACGGAAGTCGCCGGCTTCTTCGTGTTCGGCGGAACGGACGCAGTCACCAACCCTACGGCGGCGATCGATGCCATTCTGAACGGTGCTGACGGACTTGATGGCCTGAAAACCGTGATGAGCGAATATGCCCAGGCCAATCTCGGCGCTTCGAACACCGGCCGAACGACGACGTCGGCGCTGACGACCAACTATGCGGGCGCCGTTCCGACGGACTCGACGTTCACCATAGCGGAAGACGGAGCTCACGATTTCGGCTTCGACATTTCTTCGGTGGCTTCCACGCTTTCCAACGTCTCGATCACCGGCCCGGCTGCCGCCGATCCCGACAGTTTCGACGTGCAGTTCACCGGACAGCCGGAGCTGGGCGAAACAATCTCGATCGAACTCAGCCTGCCGCCCGATCACACGGAGACGATCTCCCTTGAATTCACCGCCTCGGCGACCCTTGAGGAAGACGGGGCCTTCCTCATTGGTGACGATCTGGAGGAGACCGCGCAGAACCTGAGAGACGTCATCGCCGCGGAGATCGAACGCCAGGCCAAGACGACGCTACGTGCGGCGTCCGACGAATGGGCGGCTGACGAGTTCTTCAGCACCTTTGGCGGTGAAGCGCCCCAGCGGGTGGACGGACCGCCCTTTGACACGGCGACGGCGCTGATCGACGGCAGTGCGACCACGCTTGGCTGGTATACCGGGCGCAATACCGCCACCACTGATCCGAGGGCCGACAAGAATGCGGTAATCGACAGCAATCTGACGGTGAATTACGGCGTCAGAGCCAATGAGACGCCGCTGAAGGAACTGGTTCAGTCGCTTGCAACTTTCGCCGCGGCGGATTTTTCCGGCGGAACGCAGACCGACGAGGAGTACTACAACTCCCTGTCGACGAATATGCGGCAAATCCTGCAGCCCGCCGGCGTGGATCAGTCGGGGATCGTCGACATTGCCACGGATATCGCCATCACCCACCGCACGGTTTCCCTTACCGAAGAGCGGCACGTGCAGATGAAGAACAGTTATGAGGGCACGATCGACAGTATCGAAGGCGTTGACAAGGATCAGCTCGCCGCGGAAATCCTGACGCTTCAGAACAACATCGAAGTGTCCTACCGGGCCTCCTCGATCATCTTCAATCTGACGCTGTCCGATTATCTGTGA